CCGGGTCGTCCGGGGCGCTGACCCGGTAGCGGCCGAGCACCATGAACGAGTTGATGTGGATGTGGAACATGTGCAGGTCGCTGCTGGAATAGAGCTCCCAGGCCGTCCAGTCGCTTGCCGGCAGCATCAATTGCGGATCGTCGCTCAGGTCCGCATCGAAGGACTGGCCGTTGATCTGGAAATTGGCCGGGGTGCCGTCCGGGTCGGGCTCGGCGACGAAGGCGAAGTTCAGGGATTTCCAGTGCGGGTCCGTGACCCCGAGGCTGGGTGTCGTGACGGTCTCGGCGGCGGCGGCGAAACTTGCGCGCCAGCGCGCCAGCATCTCGGCCACCGACAGGCTGTCGGGTTGGGCGGCGCCGGGCATGTCGGCCAGGGGCAGTTCGGGCCGCACGAGGTTGGCCTGGCCAAGGCCGGGCAGGCGGCGCAGGGCGGCGACCTCGAAGAACGCCATGTGGGGCAGGCTCTGGTCGGTCCTGGGCGGGCCGGAGACCACCACCGTGACGATCCCGTCCGTCGCGGCCTTGCCGGCCTCTTCGTTGTCGAGCACGTTCGGCGCGCTGCGCGCGGCGGTGCCCGGGGAGGTGCCGCTGGCGGGGGTGTCGTATTGCGGCACGCCCGCGAGGGCGAAGCGGACCTCTTCGGCGCCCTGGATGTCTGGGGCCTTGACCAGCAGGTCGAGCCGCTGGGCGGGTGCGAGGGTGATCAGTTCGGCGGTCGTCCAGTATCTGCGGGCGGCATGGGAGGTGTCACCGTCCTCCGGACGCGGCTGGTCGTAGTCGATGGGGAACCAGGGCGCATCGGGGGCAAACCGGCCCTCGGGGTCGTCCGCCGGGTTCACCGGGTAGAGCGGGATGCCGTCCACGGCGATGGCATAGACCTCGGGCAGGGGCTGTCCCGCGGGCGCGTCGCCCAGGATGCGGAATTTCGGAATGTAGTTCGTCCCATTGGTGGCGTTGATCATGCGAAAGCGCAGGATCTCGCCCGGAGCCATGGCGAGGGTCGGGGTGACCATCCCGTTGACCGAAGTGACCGCCGTGACCGCGCTGCCCGCCTGGTAGGTCGGGCTGCCGGGGAGGATCGAGGGCGTGCAGGCGAAGTTCTGCGCGGGTGTGCTGGCGTAGAAATTGTCGGCGACATAGATGCCGGTGCCGGCCTCGGGCCGGGTGTTATAGGCGATCTGTTGCAGGACCATGATCCGCTCGTCGTCCCGTGTGATGTTGCAGTGGATCGCCAGCGCCTCGTCCAGGTCGATCTCGCCGGGTTTGGAACGGATCAGCAGCGCACCCGCCATGCCCGCGCCCACCTGGCTGGCCACCGCACCATGCATGTGCGGGTGGTACCAGAACGTGCCGACGGGGTGGTCGTCCGGCACGTCGTAGAAATAGGGGAAGGTGGCCGGGTCCTCGGCGGTGATCGCATCCGGGTGCTTGAGGCAGATCTCCTTGATCTCGTCGGGCACCACGGTGACGAGCACATCGTCCGAGGGCGCGCGCGGCGTCACGTGCAGCCCGTGGGTATGCAGGTTGGTGTAATTGAAATTATGCGGGGTGTAGCCCGCGTCGGGGGCGTCCGGGGCGATCTCGGGGTTGGTGCCGCAGACCTGCAGGTCGTTGGTCAGCCAGACGCCGGTGATCTCGCCGCGGGTGAATTCCATGGTCGGGCCCACCGCGCGCAGGCTGGCGGCCTCCGGCGCGATCCGGTCGGCATAGACCGGCGACCACAGCCGTGCGGTCGTGCCGTCCGCCCGGGTCAGTTCCACACCGTCGCGCGACAGGGCGGCGACCGCGTAGAACCGGTCGATCCTGGCGTAGTCCCCGGGCGCGAGATCCAGCGGCGGGCGCTCGCGGGCGATGGGCTGGTCGCGCCAGGTCTCGACGAAATCGGCGAAACTGTCGGCATAGGTGGCCCAGGCGGGGGCGTCGAACTGCCCCGGCCCGGTGGTCGGGGCGGGCGTCATCAGGGGCGGGGCGCGGAAGCTGCCGGTGGTGCGGGCCTGGGCTCGGCCCGGCCCGCCCGTGGCACGGACCAGCGCGGTGGTCCCCAGAAGCCCCAGGAAGGCGCGGCGTGTGAAGGTTGAAACATGTGCTGCCATGGGAAAAGTCCTTGTGAATCAGAAATAAAGGGCGCAAAGCCGCGCCCGGATCCGTCTCGACCACCCGCCGCCAGCGTGGCCCAGAGCCCGGCTCCGATCAAGGTTTATCGCCCGGCCGCGTCCCGTGCCCGCACCGCCTCGCCCCGCGCCCGTGGCGCCGCAGCGCAGAGAAAACGCTTTATTTCGCGGCCGACTCCCGCTACGTGGCGGCCAACTCCCTATCCAAAGGCACTCCCATGGACCTTCGCAATATTGCGATCATCGCACACGTGGACCACGGCAAGACCACCCTCGTGGACGAGCTTCTCAAGCAATCCGGCACCTATCGCGACAACCAGGCCACCACCGAGCGGGCGATGGACAGCAACGATCTCGAACGCGAGCGCGGCATCACCATCCTGGCCAAGGCCACCTCGGTGGAATGGAAGGGCACCCGGATCAACATCGTCGACACCCCCGGCCACGCCGATTTCGGCGGGGAGGTGGAGCGGATCCTGTCCATGGTCGACGGGGTCGTGTTGCTGGTCGATGCCGCAGAAGGCCCGATGCCACAGACCAAGTTCGTCACCTCCAAGGCGCTGGCACTGGGGCTGCGGCCCATCGTGGTGCTCAACAAGGTCGACAAGCCCGATGCGGAGCCCGACCGGGCGCTGGACGAGTGCTTCGATCTTTTCGCCAATCTCGACGCCGATGACGACCAACTGGACTTTCCCCATCTCTACGCCTCGGGCCGCTCCGGCTGGGCCGATGCGGAGCTGGACGGGCCGCGCAAGGATCTCGCCGCCCTGTTCGACCTGATCGTGCACCACGTGCCCAAGCCCCGGCAGATCGCCCATCTGGACGAGGATTTCCGCATGCTGGCCACCACGCTCAGCGCGGATCCCTTCGTGGGCCGCATCCTGACGGGCCGGGTCGAGAGCGGCACGCTCAAGGTCGGGGCCACCGTGCAGGCCCTGTCCCGCATCGGCCAGAAGATCGAGCAGTTCCGCGTCACCAAGATCCGCGCCTTCCGCGGCCTGGGCCACGCGGATATCGAGGAAGCCCAGGCGGGCGACATCGTGTCGATCGCGGGCATGTCCAAGGCCACCGTGGCCGACACGATCTGTGCGCTCGCCGTGGACACGCCGCTCGATGCGCAACCGATCGACCCGCCCACCATCACCGTCACCTTCGGGATCAATGACAGCCCGCTTGCCGGGCGCGATGGCAAGAAGGTGCAGTCGCGGGTGATCCGCGACCGGCTGATGAAGGAAGCCGAATCCAACGTCGCCATCAAGATCGCCGACACGCCCGGCGGCGAGGCCTTCGAGGTCTCGGGCCGGGGCGAGTTGCAGATGGGCGTGCTGATCGAGAACATGCGCCGGGAGGGGTTCGAGCTCAGCATCTCCCGCCCGCAGGTGATCATGCGCGAGGTCGACGGCGTGAAGATGGAGCCGATCGAGGAAGCCACCATCGACGTGGACGACGAGTATTCCGGCACGGTGATCGAAAAGCTGACCGGCGCGCGCAAGGGCGATCTGGTCGAGATGAAACCGGCCGGCGCGGGCAAGACCCGGATCGTGGCCCATGTGCCCTCGCGCGGGCTGATCGGCTACCATGGCGAGTTCCTGACCGACACCCGCGGCACCGGGGTGCTGAACCGGGTGTTCCACGACTGGGCGCCCTACAAGGGGCCGATCCCGGGCCGCCGGGCGGGCGTGCTGATCTCGATGGAGAACGGCACATCGGTGGCTTATGCCCTGTGGAACCTCGAAGAGCGGGGCCGGATGTTCATCGGCGCCCAGGAGGCGGTCTATACCGGCATGATCATCGGGGAGCACAGCCGGGAAAACGACCTGGAGGTGAACCCGCTGAAGGGCAAGAAGCTCACCAACGTGCGGGCCTCGGGTACCGATGACGCGGTGCGGCTGACCACGCCGATCACCCTGAGCCTGGAAGAGGCCATCGCCTATATCGACGATGACGAACTGGTCGAGGTGACACCGAACGCGATCCGGCTGCGCAAGCGGTACCTGGACCCGCATGAGCGCAAGCGCCAGGCGCGCGCGGGCTGAGGCGCGGGTTGGGGGCGCTGCCCCCGTCGCTGCGCGACCCCCCCGGAGTATTTTTGCACAAAAGAAGACAGGGGCGGGTCTTGCGGGGACGCGCCGGGGGGCATCGGCGGGCTGGCGCGGGTTCGGGTTGCGGCGCGTGCCGGGCGCGTTAACCTTGATATTTCGTGAACGGGGCGCGCGGTCAATACCTTGAAAACGCAACGAAAACCTTCCCCGCGGGGAAGGTTTTGGCGTCTTTCGGGGGCTATGCGCCCGCCGCCGCGCAGCGGCGGCCGGGCCCAAGGCCGGGCAAGCCCCCGGCAGGGGGCGCGGACCGGGGGCGGGAGCGCCACGAATCCCCCAATTTGGGCGGGGTGAGTCGGTGCATTGGGAGCATGCGGTCGATCCAGAGGTGGCACCGGCGCGGCATTGCTATCCGGTCCGTCCGCCTCCGTCTGCGCGTTCGATCCACGGTGTGGGCACGCGATTGTCTGCGCCAATCGCTGCCGCCCACTGCGCTGCATCGCGTGTTGGCTCTGGTGGGTCTGTTGCGTGGCTTGATC
The Dinoroseobacter shibae DFL 12 = DSM 16493 genome window above contains:
- a CDS encoding multicopper oxidase family protein, with product MAAHVSTFTRRAFLGLLGTTALVRATGGPGRAQARTTGSFRAPPLMTPAPTTGPGQFDAPAWATYADSFADFVETWRDQPIARERPPLDLAPGDYARIDRFYAVAALSRDGVELTRADGTTARLWSPVYADRIAPEAASLRAVGPTMEFTRGEITGVWLTNDLQVCGTNPEIAPDAPDAGYTPHNFNYTNLHTHGLHVTPRAPSDDVLVTVVPDEIKEICLKHPDAITAEDPATFPYFYDVPDDHPVGTFWYHPHMHGAVASQVGAGMAGALLIRSKPGEIDLDEALAIHCNITRDDERIMVLQQIAYNTRPEAGTGIYVADNFYASTPAQNFACTPSILPGSPTYQAGSAVTAVTSVNGMVTPTLAMAPGEILRFRMINATNGTNYIPKFRILGDAPAGQPLPEVYAIAVDGIPLYPVNPADDPEGRFAPDAPWFPIDYDQPRPEDGDTSHAARRYWTTAELITLAPAQRLDLLVKAPDIQGAEEVRFALAGVPQYDTPASGTSPGTAARSAPNVLDNEEAGKAATDGIVTVVVSGPPRTDQSLPHMAFFEVAALRRLPGLGQANLVRPELPLADMPGAAQPDSLSVAEMLARWRASFAAAAETVTTPSLGVTDPHWKSLNFAFVAEPDPDGTPANFQINGQSFDADLSDDPQLMLPASDWTAWELYSSSDLHMFHIHINSFMVLGRYRVSAPDDPEAITSFIPYLLPIWRDTVYFDAGNDATATPLTGRRVAALSYQVDFTGEFVFHCHSLYHEDNGMMFTVEIA
- the typA gene encoding translational GTPase TypA; the protein is MDLRNIAIIAHVDHGKTTLVDELLKQSGTYRDNQATTERAMDSNDLERERGITILAKATSVEWKGTRINIVDTPGHADFGGEVERILSMVDGVVLLVDAAEGPMPQTKFVTSKALALGLRPIVVLNKVDKPDAEPDRALDECFDLFANLDADDDQLDFPHLYASGRSGWADAELDGPRKDLAALFDLIVHHVPKPRQIAHLDEDFRMLATTLSADPFVGRILTGRVESGTLKVGATVQALSRIGQKIEQFRVTKIRAFRGLGHADIEEAQAGDIVSIAGMSKATVADTICALAVDTPLDAQPIDPPTITVTFGINDSPLAGRDGKKVQSRVIRDRLMKEAESNVAIKIADTPGGEAFEVSGRGELQMGVLIENMRREGFELSISRPQVIMREVDGVKMEPIEEATIDVDDEYSGTVIEKLTGARKGDLVEMKPAGAGKTRIVAHVPSRGLIGYHGEFLTDTRGTGVLNRVFHDWAPYKGPIPGRRAGVLISMENGTSVAYALWNLEERGRMFIGAQEAVYTGMIIGEHSRENDLEVNPLKGKKLTNVRASGTDDAVRLTTPITLSLEEAIAYIDDDELVEVTPNAIRLRKRYLDPHERKRQARAG